TCAACTGTACATGAGCTGTTGCTTCACTGATGCTGACAAGAAACTCTAATCAGCTTATCGGTGCCTCATGCGCAACAAAACTAGAATATATTATGCATCTCTAAATAGCAAGCAGCTCAAAAAGACTTGTAAGCAACAAATAAATTGCCAATACCATCTTTCTGCACAGATCGTCAATCTTTCCTGATAGAGCTTGATATCTTTTAGCCTGCTTCCTCATTAGTGAAGGAACCTTCGATGGATCACCATCCCCAACTTTTTCcaaattcaacaattcttgttcAAGTAACTTCAACTTAGAAGAGACACCAACCCCTTCACCATTCAGTTTCCAAGGAGACTCCCTTCTGAGCAGGAAGCAAATTGCCTCCAATCAATTGAAGGAAAATAGCATTATGAAAAGGGTCAAAGGAAGCATATAAACCATCTGCATATACCTTGTCACATAATGCTTTGAATGATGTACTGACTCAAGGGATTCATACTGTACATCCTGCTTATAAAGAAGACAGGTAAGGTATTAAAATCGTCACATTAGGAATACCGGTGTTATAACGCCATCTGagaaacaagaacaacaaattcACTGATGAAACATTCATTTAACACTAAGAAATTGTTTCAATCTAATCACTACATGTTTTCAGTCTCCTTCCCCCTGTAAAAGTATCATACTGCTTTGAATGATGTACTGAGTCAAGGGATTCATACTGTACATCCTGCTTATAAATAAGACAGGTAAGGTATTAAAATCGTCACATTAGGAATACCGGTTTTTATAACGCCATCTGagaaacaagaacaacaaattcGTTGATGAAACATTCATATAACACTAAGAAATTGTTTCAATCTAATCACTACATGTTTTCAGTCTCCTTCCCCCTGTAAAAGTATCATTTATCTGCTGTTAGCGCACCTAACCAACATTTCAATCTTCTGTGCAAACTCATAGTCTGAGCAAAGCTAAATGAACCTCAGAGTTGGGTTTGTTTAAGAGACCATCAAAATGACAGCTATAGTCCACTGGACCATAAATTCCAAGCTATATGCCAGTATTTAGCAGTTGCATACTCCATCAAGtttcaaatttcaacaaaaaaagaatttttgaatGGAAATTAGAGTCAATAAGTGAGATTGTTAAATATAAGTCTTCTAATCTCACTTTCTCATATCTTTGGAGAAGAAAGTTTTCACCAGAAATACCAGATCACCCCATTTCCGACATGTAAATAACTAATCTCCCATCCAACAGTTATCTCAGAAGCTTCATTCCACAGTAGAAGTATAATAAGCTTCACATTTACCATAAGTTTAATAAGCTCAGGAAGCACATTATTAGAGCTATAAATTACATCAAGTTTGATCTTATTTCAGACATGGGTTAGGTATCCTACCACTCAAATCAAGTATCAATACAAACAACCAATATTACAATATCTAACTTTCAAGATCTGATGAACCATCAAAAGTTGTCCCTGTAGATTTTATTTTACACAAGTGGCTGGAAGAATTGATATGTTTGCTCTGCTTTCACAGCAAATTGGTTGCCCACACTAGGGACACGATATATTGGCATCTCTTCACACAATTACATCCTTCTGACCTTTTCCTTTCAATCATTGGCTTTATGGCTCTAAACTGATATCAGCCAACACTAATTGCTGAAGGAGCTCACGTTCCTTTAGAATACATGTTTGGTGTGACCACTACATACATCCTGTGGATGTAGATAGATGATCTTCTCGTACATCCTTATCTATGTGGTAAGGATGGTCCCTGGCCAAATTAAGAAAATGCCACTGGGAATGGAGAACAAGGAAATGGGCCAAACTACCCAGGGAAATTAACCAGATAAACTAACCcagaatataaaaatatctctTTTGATGAATAAAACAAAATGCCGGAgggtgaaaggaaaaagaatttaacAAACCAGAAAAGGCGGATAAACTCCATGAGAAAGATATTCATCCACCAAACTTAATGAGAACTGCGTCATTTGATTTTAGCATCCTTACCACTAGTACTGCAGAATAAAAGCATTATCTAATAGGTGTAGACATGAAACCAGAAGAATCTGGGGAACCCAATTATTAACTTTCCCCTGTTTGCATTAATTATGAAGATTTCTAGATAAAGGTAAAGAAATTTGGCTGAACAGTGTAAATCCGTACACAATGCAGAGATGCTTGCAACACACAGAGACTTCACATAGTTTTGtcaggaaaaagatgaagactccagTACAATACACAGAGATCCCGGAGCAAAAGTGAAAGAGAGATAAGCGAAAGCCACTCGAACAATAGCCATCAGAAAGTGGTTCCCTTTCTTCTTGAaactcaagaaaatattaatcatggaaaaaaaggcaaaacgaAGAAATGTCAAGAAAAGTTATGATGAAAAACAAAGCCCAGAAAACCGCAACTTCCCCCGAACTTTCCCCGTTATCATAATTACTCAAAACCCATGAAAAACCACAATCTTTTCATTCTAAAGATCGAAATCAGCACACGTGTTCTCAGTATAACAATGTGCATAAAATTGGTGGGCATTAGCGAAACAACATTGCAAAAAcaaacccccccaaaaaaaaaaaaaagcagaaggAGAAAAGCAAAAAACCATACCTGCCAAACTCTGGCTTTCTCAGCCCAGAACTTGGAAGCAGACCCCAAATACTCAGAACCAAACCCATTCCCAGTCTGCTCCTCTTGCTGCCGATTCAAGTACTGATACTGATGACGGTGATGATGTTGTTGCTGACCATAATCATACTCACTCGCTTCCTCCACATCACCATGACCACCGTTCCTGTCACTCTCTTCTCCAAACTCACCCCTCCTCGACATGAACCCAATCATGTCATCCCTCTCCCCAACCTCCCTCTCCAGGTCCTCAACCCTAGCCTTGTACTCCGCCTCGACCCGCTCGCTCTCCTCCACTCTCGCCCTCAAGTGGGCCATCTCCTCGTTGGCCTCGTCCAGCTGCTGCAGCAGCCTCCTCTCGTCCTGCTGCCACGCGTTCCGGTGGCTGGCGAAGATCTCCACCACCCTGGCGTTGGCCTTGGCGTCCTCCTTCCTCCTCGATCTCATCTGCCTCAGCTGCTCCTCGGCCTGGAGGAGCCTAAAGGAGAGGTCTTTGACCTGGGTCCGGAGGCCAGGCAAAAGGGTCAGCGAGTTCTTGGGCAAATGCGCCAAGAACAAGGAGAAGCTGAGGCCCAAGTAGGTGGACAAAGA
The nucleotide sequence above comes from Eucalyptus grandis isolate ANBG69807.140 chromosome 2, ASM1654582v1, whole genome shotgun sequence. Encoded proteins:
- the LOC104442340 gene encoding uncharacterized protein LOC104442340 isoform X1 — its product is MATREQEQEEEDQEHPPEQGPDDRDENGSRNGSLSLSTYLGLSFSLFLAHLPKNSLTLLPGLRTQVKDLSFRLLQAEEQLRQMRSRRKEDAKANARVVEIFASHRNAWQQDERRLLQQLDEANEEMAHLRARVEESERVEAEYKARVEDLEREVGERDDMIGFMSRRGEFGEESDRNGGHGDVEEASEYDYGQQQHHHRHQYQYLNRQQEEQTGNGFGSEYLGSASKFWAEKARVWQDVQYESLESVHHSKHYVTRRESPWKLNGEGVGVSSKLKLLEQELLNLEKVGDGDPSKVPSLMRKQAKRYQALSGKIDDLCRKMQSSDPCELTLSSEFRSQRQTEFLLEALRLQQRASETGQKLTALHAEVGKSLYEEELGGHARVTTRRSIDSIRNNFKELQRNLEIWLARISGDLKGILARDGASRVREYYAARYPFVQ
- the LOC104442340 gene encoding uncharacterized protein LOC104442340 isoform X2; the protein is MATREQEQEEEDQEHPPEQGPDDRDENGSRNGSLSLSTYLGLSFSLFLAHLPKNSLTLLPGLRTQVKDLSFRLLQAEEQLRQMRSRRKEDAKANARVVEIFASHRNAWQQDERRLLQQLDEANEEMAHLRARVEESERVEAEYKARVEDLEREVGERDDMIGFMSRRGEFGEESDRNGGHGDVEEASEYDYGQQQHHHRHQYQYLNRQQEEQTGNGFGSEYLGSASKFWAEKARVWQDVQYESLESVHHSKHYVTRESPWKLNGEGVGVSSKLKLLEQELLNLEKVGDGDPSKVPSLMRKQAKRYQALSGKIDDLCRKMQSSDPCELTLSSEFRSQRQTEFLLEALRLQQRASETGQKLTALHAEVGKSLYEEELGGHARVTTRRSIDSIRNNFKELQRNLEIWLARISGDLKGILARDGASRVREYYAARYPFVQ